Proteins encoded together in one Balearica regulorum gibbericeps isolate bBalReg1 chromosome 3, bBalReg1.pri, whole genome shotgun sequence window:
- the NEIL2 gene encoding endonuclease 8-like 2 — MPEGPSVRKFQLLTSPFVGQVVTKVGGSSRKINVNDLNALRLQDSQVHGKNLYLAFVAAGGPLASAAEDRVLQREAASGASSPAQGGQDDVHAPQMCPQDEELQELQHSRSEPLDAVEGPGNWLRFHFGLFGSIRANEFSRANKANKRGDWRDPIPRLVLHFESGGFLVFYNCRMHWCSSPRADPTSDILSVEFDRGRALDALRAPDPICYTLLDQRYFSGLGNIIKNEILYLAKIHPLTQGSLLAVSDLERLLDCAVQFSSDWLHSKLHGKRLHPQIYQKEQCPLGHAVMKGTLGPSGGFKRLTWWCPQCQPVLLSGDGDPPAGTE, encoded by the exons ATGCCGGAGGGCCCATCGGTGAGGAAGTTCCAGCTGTTGACTTCCCCTTTTGTGGGACAAGTGGTGACCAAGGTGGGGGGAAGTAGCCGGAAGATCAATGTGAATGACCTGAATGCCTTGAGGCTCCAGGACTCCCAG GTTCATGGGAAGAACTTGTACCTGGCATTTGTGGCAGCTGGAGGTCCCTTAGCATcagctgcagaagacagagTGCTGCAAAGAGAGGCTGCTAGTGGGGCAAGCTCTCCTGCCCAGGGAGGGCAAGACGACGTTCATGCTCCACAGATGTGTCCCCAGGATGAGGAGCTGCAGGAACTTCAGCACTCAAGATCCGAACCTCTAGATGCAGTAGAAGGTCCGGGCAACTGGCTGCGCTTCCACTTTGGCTTGTTTGGCAGCATTCGGGCAAATGAGTTCTCAAGAGCAAACAAAGCTAATAAGAGAGGTGACTGGAGAGACCCTATACCCAG gCTGGTTCTGCACTTTGAGAGTGGAGGCTTCCTTGTTTTTTACAACTGCCGAATGCACTGGTGCTCATCTCCCAGGGCTGATCCAACTTCTGACATTCTGTCTGTGGAGTTCGACCGTGGCCGGGCACTGGATGCCCTCCGTGCACCCGATCCCATCTGCTACACCCTCTTAGaccaaagatatttttcagggCTGG GAAACATCATAAAGAATGAGATCTTGTACCTGGCCAAGATCCATCCCTTAACACAAGGCTCTCTCTTGGCTGTCTCGGATCTGGAGCGTCTGCTTGACTGTGCCGTTCAGTTCAGCTCTGACTGGCTGCACAGCAAGCTGCACGGCAAACGGCTGCATCCTCAGATCTACCAGAAGGAGCAGTGTCCCCTCGGGCATGCGGTGATGAAGGGAACTCTTGGACCCTCAGGTGGCTTTAAGAGACTTACATGGTGGTGTCCTCAgtgccagcctgtgctgctgtcaGGGGATGGGGATCCTCCTGCAGGCACAGAGTGA